Proteins encoded by one window of Nicotiana tabacum cultivar K326 chromosome 10, ASM71507v2, whole genome shotgun sequence:
- the LOC107809413 gene encoding 3-hydroxyisobutyryl-CoA hydrolase 1-like isoform X1: MLWQNIANPRLPSLMESSLGGGAGVSVCGKFRVATEKSVFSMPEIALGFFPDIGASYCLSRLPGFLGEYAGLTGARLDGAEMLACGLATHFVSSAVLEIEVCK, encoded by the exons ATGTTATGGCAAAATATAGCAAACCCCAG GTTACCATCCTTAATGGAATCATCATTGGGAGGCGGGGCTGGTGTTTCTGTATGTGGTAAATTTCGAGTTGCAACAGAAAAGTCG GTTTTTTCCATGCCCGAAATAGCTTTGGGATTCTTTCCTGATATAGGTGCCTCTTACTGTTTATCAAGACTTCCAGGATTCTTGG GGGAATATGCTGGTCTTACTGGTGCTAGGTTGGATGGTGCCGAAATGCTTGCTTGTGGTCTAGCAACCCACTTTGTATCATCGGCG GTTTTGGAGATTGAAGTTTGCAAGTAA
- the LOC107809413 gene encoding 3-hydroxyisobutyryl-CoA hydrolase 1-like isoform X3: MESSLGGGAGVSVCGKFRVATEKSVFSMPEIALGFFPDIGASYCLSRLPGFLGEYAGLTGARLDGAEMLACGLATHFVSSAVLEIEVCK, translated from the exons ATGGAATCATCATTGGGAGGCGGGGCTGGTGTTTCTGTATGTGGTAAATTTCGAGTTGCAACAGAAAAGTCG GTTTTTTCCATGCCCGAAATAGCTTTGGGATTCTTTCCTGATATAGGTGCCTCTTACTGTTTATCAAGACTTCCAGGATTCTTGG GGGAATATGCTGGTCTTACTGGTGCTAGGTTGGATGGTGCCGAAATGCTTGCTTGTGGTCTAGCAACCCACTTTGTATCATCGGCG GTTTTGGAGATTGAAGTTTGCAAGTAA
- the LOC107809413 gene encoding 3-hydroxyisobutyryl-CoA hydrolase 1-like isoform X4 encodes MESSLGGGAGVSVCGKFRVATEKSVFSMPEIALGFFPDIGASYCLSRLPGFLGEYAGLTGARLDGAEMLACGLATHFVSSAGR; translated from the exons ATGGAATCATCATTGGGAGGCGGGGCTGGTGTTTCTGTATGTGGTAAATTTCGAGTTGCAACAGAAAAGTCG GTTTTTTCCATGCCCGAAATAGCTTTGGGATTCTTTCCTGATATAGGTGCCTCTTACTGTTTATCAAGACTTCCAGGATTCTTGG GGGAATATGCTGGTCTTACTGGTGCTAGGTTGGATGGTGCCGAAATGCTTGCTTGTGGTCTAGCAACCCACTTTGTATCATCGGCG GGTAGATGA
- the LOC107809413 gene encoding 3-hydroxyisobutyryl-CoA hydrolase 1-like isoform X2 translates to MLWQNIANPRLPSLMESSLGGGAGVSVCGKFRVATEKSVFSMPEIALGFFPDIGASYCLSRLPGFLGEYAGLTGARLDGAEMLACGLATHFVSSAGR, encoded by the exons ATGTTATGGCAAAATATAGCAAACCCCAG GTTACCATCCTTAATGGAATCATCATTGGGAGGCGGGGCTGGTGTTTCTGTATGTGGTAAATTTCGAGTTGCAACAGAAAAGTCG GTTTTTTCCATGCCCGAAATAGCTTTGGGATTCTTTCCTGATATAGGTGCCTCTTACTGTTTATCAAGACTTCCAGGATTCTTGG GGGAATATGCTGGTCTTACTGGTGCTAGGTTGGATGGTGCCGAAATGCTTGCTTGTGGTCTAGCAACCCACTTTGTATCATCGGCG GGTAGATGA
- the LOC107809413 gene encoding 3-hydroxyisobutyryl-CoA hydrolase 1-like isoform X5 codes for MESDPLWMLPNMALFHQVFSMPEIALGFFPDIGASYCLSRLPGFLGEYAGLTGARLDGAEMLACGLATHFVSSAVLEIEVCK; via the exons ATGGAGTCAGATCCACTGTGGATGCTACCAAATATGGCTTTGTTTCACCAG GTTTTTTCCATGCCCGAAATAGCTTTGGGATTCTTTCCTGATATAGGTGCCTCTTACTGTTTATCAAGACTTCCAGGATTCTTGG GGGAATATGCTGGTCTTACTGGTGCTAGGTTGGATGGTGCCGAAATGCTTGCTTGTGGTCTAGCAACCCACTTTGTATCATCGGCG GTTTTGGAGATTGAAGTTTGCAAGTAA